The window TTTTAATCTGGGATGGAACATGAATCAAGTAATGCTGTTTAGGTGTAATGTTGTTTTCTGAGAAAAGATCCTTAAATGTTTAAGATGCTGTTCAATAAGTACTTTCAACTTATCAGTAGTCTCAAGGCTAATAACAGGTGAAAACAAAATTTGAACAATCTCCAGAAGCTCAAGAATGAAGGAAAAATATGCAGTACCTTTAATCACATCCAATAGAAAGGGCACTATTTTGAGTAAAACAAGCATTTGACCCGATGACTGCTTCAGTTTGTTGTCATTGGAGGCTAATGTACTGAACGCAATAGGGCTAGGCCTATCTCTAGTATCTTGTGGGAGAGTATGGGAATCCAATTTATATCAGCATTGAAAGCATCAAGGTCCAGTTGTCCCAAAAGAACCAATTGTTTCAGGATACACTTAATTTCCAAAGGAGCAATGCCCTCAAGAATTACATGCATTATATCTTGAGGAGTTTGATGGATTAAATTAAAGGCAGGGAAATCCAATTACTTTGCTCCTTCGGTTTATTCCatatgtagttttaaggctgttccTGAGATATTCAGTACTGGCTTTCTCAATGTCACTACACTGTCGAATATGTCTTTCCAGTGTTCTTTGCTCAAAGTTTtcatcattaaaaaacatttgcatgtcTTCAAAAGAACATTCACAATGTCGGCATTTACTGTATGCAAAGCCCACACCCTCTTTAAATCCACATAACTCATGTTGAGCTAAAGTATCTCCACATACGGAAACCACTGGCTCCATATATCTCATGTTCACCACATGGAAGATGAATCTTCACGCCATTATATAGCTTACCAAAGTCCTCATGCAATCTTGCAATATGGCATCAACTCCACATTCTGAGAGTTCACTTTGCTTTGCAATAGCAAGAAGGCGGATTGAAGCTAATTTTGACCTGTACTTTGGATTAATGTTTCCCAAAGTGTAGTAAAACATGAGCAACTTATTCTTTGAAGCTTGAGACCCAAGTGGATTGCAAATTTCGATTTCATCTAAATAAAGAATTATCTGTAAAGCAGAGGGTCTAGAAGAAAATAAAGGGTGTGAAAGCATTAGTTCACCATCtatgatgtcataaaaatatcCACTGCTGCATTTCTGAGATCCACCATTTATCATGGCAAAGATTTTTGGATGAGACATTAATTGTTCTAAACTCTTTATCAGGGGTATATAAtggaaacatttgttttttattgcgaggtctctttgtttttttcttttctgacgACATACTGCTAATCCGACTGAAACCTCTTCTGCTTCCACAAAattgaatttttcttttatgacactGTCCTGTCTATATGATGTTGAAACTGCAGCAAATGGATCTTTAAAGGAGTCAAAGAGTCCCAAAGCTTCTCGCTGAAGTTCACTTCCTGCATGTCTGTTGAATACTGtttgtagctgactcctcaagcTGTTCAGTAACTGAGCTTGATACGCCTGAACCTCAGCCACAACATCATTCACACcactctgaaaaaaataaaaacaaaacattaattagCAGGGAAATATATGTTACAGCGTTACAAACATCACTGAATGAGAACATTGATAGATCATTAACGTGACTCAGGAACAAAGTTTTTGCCAAGATTTATAGTGACAAATACTAATTTTAGAGGTGTACTTTTGAGGTTGTGAGGTAAAATTTGgaaatattatcatttttaatggttttgataGACATCTCATATGcgcaaagcctgcatttatttatcaaaaatacagaaaaaaatatatattttgaaatattacaatttaaaacatctgttttctgtgtgaatctgtgttaaagtgtaatttatttctgtgatacacagctgtattttcagcatcattcctccagtcttcagtgtcacatgatcttcagaaatcatgaaaatatgctgattttatacTCTGTTATTATCGGTGTTGGAAACAGTTGCAATACTAATATCTTGTGATAATATAAAATTTccaggattcattgatgaataaaaatagtaaagaacagaatgtattcaaaatataaatatattccaacaatgtctttactgttcctttttaaaattaatttaacacaaCCTTGCTAATTAAAAGtatcaattgtaaaaaaaaagtaaactaaatgACTTtcaattttgaatggtagtgaacATTGTcacaaattatttctattttaaataaatgctgttcttttagatTTCAGATTACAACaaaaaacacttcacaataaggttttattagtttacattagaggtaacactttattttattattattaataattaattaattattattattattaagcacatattaatgccttattctgcatgaccttaTTCTATATTCCtcatcctacccaatacctaacgttaaaaacaaacatattaattattaataagcagtaaattaggatttttttttgtttcaaagaaaagtcatagttaatagtaaaTATGTTTCCTATACTAAAGTTTTACCACATTAGTTAACTACTACAGATAACATAAATTAAGAATTAACAACAattatacagcatttattaatcttaatttcaacatttactaatacataattaaaatcaaattctgtagtttttaaactttagttaatgcactatgaacaaacaatgaatagcTGTATTAATATTAACggacattaacaaagatgaataaatactgtaactaaAAACTGTATTGTCAGTTCGTGATACATTAGCTAATGTTAACGAATGAGACCGTTTGTGTTATGTATTGCAACGCAACTTCATTTTACTGATACTAACCTGTGAGAGATGATGTTTCTCTCTAGCAGTCATCACAATAGCAGTGGCATGTCTGGATAGCACATCATCACTTGATAATTCGTCATTCTAAACATGaagaaaatagtaaaaatattatatacttgaatgtataataattaggGTAAATAATAGACTATGCTATGACATAATCAACATGAACTAAGTTATTAATTTACCATGGTTTCTTGGTGGAGGCATGAGGAACTTGAGTCATCAGAAGGCCTGTTTGGAATAGGTAGAGTGGGATTCGAATCTGAAGTTTCATTTAGTAGGACATCCTGTGCTTCCAGGTTCGGATGAGACCGCAAAACGGTGTTACTGCTTAAGCCAGAGAAAACTGATTCACCAGTGTCAAAAGCATCAAAATCACCAAAATGTTCCACAGGAACAAGAAGAGAGGTTTGCAAATCCACACTATTTTCCAGTGTCTTTTCATTATCCGGACTGTCACTTGACTTCCaagcaccggcggcgccagggggggtcttggggggtctcaagaccctgccaaaaaatgccttgaccccccagcctcttcctgattaaaaaatatatatattcgggataaagatccaaaaatgtttctcttcaaacgacgcagaacaataataaataataattatttcgacatttattcatacactgaaccgagaaccgtttctgtcggacgcgtccgattcgagaacagatgagctgatgataactgcgcatgcgtgattcagcgtgaagcagactgacacagagcgcatctgaaccgaactgattcttttggtgattgattctgaactgattctgtgctaatgttataagcgcgggtaaaccaaaggcttgaatgaagggcaatcatcgccaatgacggcattacatcgagcgcaaaagaaccggtgaaccatttttttttcagctggtttatttgatcgaattgtccgaaagaaccggttcacttgagcacctgctcctttgccccttaagtgcccttttgtcaaagcaaaatttcctcaattttttttgtaataacataaacttttgtgaatgcctgcccacgcccaatcataatataagtacaatttattaataataatttagccgtaaataaaatgactaacatgatgaccgttcacctgactacgacctcatccaaccgggaaagattcctcatgctgcacgcgcattttttaattgctagaggatattttcaacatcgtggcagctggtaagtggtgtttcattctcagcgaagttattttggtgtttatttacttattattattttacaagaacgatgtgatgtgagaacatgcagatatgttgctgtgtgtagcctgtagtgtagaagtaacactagcgtgctgtttgagggagaacaGTTTCACAGGGAGggatcgaggggtctggtcttttttttatgttatttgaataaacttttattatattacagtacttatttatttttaacacgtaaaaataattatcacaacactggtaaggcttattcagattttctcattctctgaattatcattataaaaataaaaacaattcagattttaaatgtgatgcaaatattttttctacaatagtaacagtgtttacaacagcaagaccactttagcctgtaaactcaataatatctatctggaaataaatgtaaaaatatcaatgtcaataaaaatgcataatatacctgacatgaaagtgcagtgtgaaggatatgaataacaaatgtagcctgtcatttgtttacattgcaaaggtgtttttgttgtttagtagcagaaatatgcagttattagccgtgtccactgtattttttgttggttttcatgagaccccccttgaaaagaccaggacccccccattgcccccccaatcaaaattgtctggagccgccactgcttcCAAGTATCCTGAGCCTCCAGCGTTCGTTCACTATATGTCCACAAGTTGTTGCTGTCCGTTTTTCTAGGTTCACCGGATGCCTCGTGTTGTGCTGATCTCTCTCTCCGATGTGATCTGCTGCTACTCACGCCGTCTAGATATTGTGAGTGTGTTCGTCTGATGTGATACCAAAAAGAGTTGTAGACTCGGTACTCTTTAGTGCACCCATCTATTCCACAAACCAGACGGAAATCTGGACTACGACTATGTGCAGAATTTATGTGACTCAATAAAGATTTGAGAGTAAGAGCCACAAACACATAACAAATTATGCAGCGCCAAATCATTTTCTCCGGTAAAATCAAAGCAAGCTTTTGTAGCGACCTCAAATAAAACAGAAGAGATGTTGAGTTTAAAACTAATGTCAAATGTATCTTTCAACGGTAACCAATTAACTACGTTAAAGCCTTAATAACTACTGTAACGTTCTTAACGTGCCAAATTAAAAACGTACAAGGAAATAAGAAAAACGCGCGAGCGTGCATGCGCAACAGTGCGTCGATCCTGTGACGTGTTAACGTTTTGAAATACGCATGCGCAATCAGCGCGCAAAAGTGCAGCAAGGAAACGAATGCACTTCCTCCCGCCAGTTTCTCACGATGGACGGACTCGATGAAGTTGCGATTTGTACTCTAAAAGGTTagtaatttatacttttttttttttgaaaatcagttAATTCTATTGGCCATTCTGTGTATTTGAAGttgaattgtaatctaaaattATTCCTACCAGAAACAGCCCTCCTGTAACTGAATAAAGCTGATCATTCAGTCTTTTTCTTGAGATGTTCAGTAACTTAACGTAACGTTACATCTTTTGTCTGAAATTTCAGCCTGTCCCGTTTTGCTTTCCATCTTTTTAGTTGTACTAGTtagtacaaattaaataatacttaatttattaaaagcGGCTTATATCCAAATATGACCTCGATTTGTTTTGTGACGTCACCCTGAGGCAAATTCAATTAAACTATCACTTCTGTTGTTTTAtcgataacactttataataaatttGTATTCAGTGACAATAGTCAGCTGTTTTACAACATTTGTTTTGCAGCACTTATTGATCCTTGTGTTAcatggacaaatatatatatatattttttaaatgtgcataccACAACATTAGTTATTTCATAATGAACATACAATGAACATTTGTACAACCATATACCAATAGttttaaatgctctaaaactgTTTATTGCTTTTTCATAATACCTAATGCATTTACTGATGCTGACAAAAATAACCTTTTTGTCAAGTGTTAagaatattttatcattattgcCTGTTTATTTCACTTCATTAAGCCATTTCATAGATTTAATATTTCTGCCATGTTAGGACCatgttataaaacaaaaatgtctaTATTTCTCTTATTAAATAGCTATAATCAAGTGAATGCATTTTCACAATATCTGAAAAAGTTATGTATACAATGTATAATGCACCTGAGCTATGCTAACTAACATATTTACATGTGTTCTAAGCTGCTAACATTGGGGAAGACATTTTACCAACTCTCACACGGGATGATATACGAGATCTCTTTCCTGGTCCTGAGCACTTCCTGCGACGCAAAGCCATTTGGCTTATTGTTCATAAGGAAGAACAGGTATTTTTACTTAAACCCTTAACTGTCACGCCATTTTTGAGATTAGACATGAATCCAATCCAAacctaaatgtttaaaagtatgaaaagtatgaaaaacttataaaagtttaaatttactgtaaatcaaaTGTACTGTactaagcatttattttatattaaatgcatattttatcaaatatattttactcTAAAATTGCTATCAAATGAAAGCAATATGTCTATCCAAGTTGCAGTTGaagttgatgtaaaaaaaaaaaagcccctggATGTCACAgacattgttaattttttttttttttttttttttttttttttttttaactattgatacattttactattatttttatatgactattacaaatttataaatgtCTGTCCAAATATCAAAACAGTTGGCAAATATTGAACCGTGAGACTCAGACTTTTccaacattatttgttttttcaagaTTTGACTATAAAGTAGCTAAACTAAATATTGTAATTTGTAACATGACATCACCTGCTAGGGTAGGAGCTCACTAAAAGAAATGaaagtaccatttccatggtaacaCC of the Carassius auratus strain Wakin unplaced genomic scaffold, ASM336829v1 scaf_tig00218210, whole genome shotgun sequence genome contains:
- the LOC113104807 gene encoding uncharacterized protein LOC113104807, whose amino-acid sequence is MNDELSSDDVLSRHATAIVMTAREKHHLSQSGVNDVVAEVQAYQAQLLNSLRSQLQTVFNRHAGSELQREALGLFDSFKDPFAAVSTSYRQDSVIKEKFNFVEAEEVSVGLAVCRQKRKKQRDLAIKNKCFHYIPLIKSLEQLMSHPKIFAMINGGSQKCSSGYFYDIIDGELMLSHPLFSSRPSALQIILYLDEIEICNPLGSQASKNKLLMFYYTLGNINPKYRSKLASIRLLAIAKQSELSECGVDAILQDCMRTL